A genomic stretch from Silurus meridionalis isolate SWU-2019-XX chromosome 1, ASM1480568v1, whole genome shotgun sequence includes:
- the prelid3b gene encoding PRELI domain containing protein 3B — MKIWTSEHVFSHPWETVTKAAMQKYPNPMNPSVFGVDVLDRRVDQQGRLHSKRLLSTEWGLPSIVNSIIGNARACTYVEEHSLVDPKEKTLELKSSNITFTNMVSVDERLVYKPHPNDPLKTVLTQEAIISVKGVSLSSYLEGLMANTISTNAGKGREAMEWVIRRLNAEFEELTLTARGTMRKSMAAAVIEK; from the exons ATGAAGATCTGGACGTCAGAACACGTTTTCAG ccaccCATGGGAGACGGTTACCAAAGCAGCTATGCAGAAGTACCCCAACCCCATGAACCCTAGTGTATTTGGTGTAGATGTGTTGGACCGAAGAGTGGACCAACAAGGCCGGCTTCACAGCAAACGCTTGCTCAGCACAGAATGGGGCCTTCCATCTATAGTCAATTCA ATCATTGGTAATGCACGTGCATGTACATATGTTGAAGAGCATTCTCTTGTGGACCCCAAAGAGAAGACTTTGGAGCTTAAGTCTTCAAAT ATTACATTTACCAACATGGTGTCTGTAGATGAAAGGCTTGTCTACAAACCACATCCAAATGACCCACTAAA gaCTGTGCTAACCCAGGAGGCCATCATCTCTGTGAAAGGAGTCAGTTTAAGCAGTTACCTAGAGGGGCTTATGGCAAACACTATCTCAACTAATGCTGGAAAG GGCCGTGAAGCAATGGAGTGGGTTATCAGGCGTCTGAACGCAGAGTTTGAGGAGCTAACTCTTACAGCAAGAGGCACAATGAGGAAATCCATGGCTGCAGCAGTAATAGAAAAATGA